The sequence ataacttttctatagaaaagtaaagttatcgataacttttctatagaaaagtaaagttatcgataacttttctatagaaaagtaaagttatcgataacttttctatagaaaagtaaagttatcgataacttttctatagaaaagtaaagttatcgataacttttgagccggaagctgcgaaaaattttcaaagcatacttttcgtcatccattatgcagcaggtttattttttttaaagtttatgctctGTCTTtgacctctaaatttttagcagagttcctatCAGGAACTATTTGAGCCTTGTAGGCTTTTAAACCtttattggctttaacttttcgtactaaatagtccgagtactttGCTAACCAGACtcctttcctaccggatgtgttgggagctcttttgaaaatactttctatttattgacttaaaaacatcatgtggaatattccttctacctgaaccagtttactatcaacggacaagttctcccgatactgtttaataacattggaatcagtttgacggaatcagtttgattgtttggccaactttttgtaggactaAGTTGGTTTTGATTGCACTCCTTAAATGTACCCAATGATAGGAAATGCTCCAATAATTTAACTTATTTAGAAGCCTTTAATTTCCTACTAAAGACATGCCAATTCACCAATTAATCTTAAAAAACCTTTAAAGAtgtcttttcaaaaaattcctCACAATCCTTAAACATCTCTTTACCATCTacatacttaaattttttaagtttttttccccCAAGTAAACACTTATGTCTTTATGTTGTAATGCCAAAACCAAAAACTACATTTATGCAACACTACAGTGCAACGTCGCCTATGCCAAGTAGTTGCATTCAATTTCATTGAATAAACATCTACAAACGTGGGTGGTAATGTCATGTtgtattttagcttttttctattactatttgttttttcttggctgttgaataaataatttttttacgcTTTTCTTTTCtacatacaatataaataaagtatttttttaaagtaaattattattattattgaattaaatttatacgaaattgtcaattgaattttaaatgcgACTGCGCAACACAAACTCACACAAGCATACATAAATTACTTATTGAAATGCCAATTTAATGTTGGAATACGACGAAGATGTTGATTGGTGTTGCCTCGTTTGCTGGTGGTAGGTTGTTGTATTGTCAGGGAAAGGCTACCAGCTTGTTTGACAGACATTTGTGGGTTGCAAAGTGTGGCGAACAACACAAAAATAGTTATTACTTTATTTGGTAGTAAAAGTTTTGaactgaaaaaaaacacaaatattaacTAACTAAATTGCTAATTAGTTTcaaggaaaaatgtttttaactaATGTGTAAAggagttattaaaaatacaattaagtAATAATATGACTAATACTACTTGCAAGTACTATTATTGCTATTTTAACTGCTATTGCAAatgtaatttcaaatattactCACTTATtctttaatattgaaattaatataaaagtCGCAATTGCTGTTATTTCAAATATTACTCATTTActcataattgaaatttaattatttttattaaaaacagcaGCTTTTACTAGCATTACAATTACTATTGCTGATATTTTgtctgatatttaaaatattactcatttaatttcttaaaaaaaaacaataataattctTCAATTATTACTAGCTAGTAATTGTAATTACTATTGCTAGCAGTATAATTACTATTTTCTGCTATTTCAAATATTACTCATTTACtcataattgaaatgaaattgtttttactaaaaatagcagCTATACTAGCATTACAATTACTATTGCTGATATTTtgactgatatttaaaatattactcatttaatttatttaaaacaatcatACTATTTCTAGAATTATTGAATTATTACTATTGCTGCTATTTCCAATATTACTAGTTTCTTCAGTATAATTGAAATgtaaatagttttattaaaaacagcATAACAATTACTATTGGTCATATTTATCAAATATTACTTGTAATTATTGTAAtagaaatataattatatttgtattaaatagcAATACTATTTATTACTAGCATTACCATTACTATTGCTGCTATTTCGTTTTCTCTTAATCAcataataactaaaattttctttactatgtaaccatttattttatttttcatgctatttatttttgttatatttgttataattatctttaatttttactactctctcaaacaaaaaaataaacatttcttcACACCCTGtttattttcttaagaatttcAACAATTTCCCTTTACACAAAACGAAAACAACATTCTAGTCTTTGgtctacaaaataaaattttcaattttatttctagacatctcaaaaaaaaaaaaaatgtaagagagctatattcggctgtgaagaatcttatatactctgtttgaaattaaaattacataaaaacaaaatgaaaaaaaaaattgtttaaacatctttacaaatttttttcaatttcctaGTGAACAGTtgataacagttttttctattggaaaatttgtgtataacagtttttttctattggaaaatttgtgtataacagttttttctattggaaaatttgtgtataacagttttttctattggaaaatttgtgtataacagttagaTCTATtggaaaatttgtgtataacagttttttctattggaaaatttgtgtataacagttttttctatcggaaaatttgtgtatacagttttttctattggaaaatttgtgtataacagttttttctattggaaaatttgtgtataagagttttttctataaaaaaatttgtgtataacagttttttccatagaaaaatttgtgtataacatttttttctttagaaaaaattgtgtataacagttttttctatagaaaaatttgtgcataacagttttttctatagaaaaatttgtgtataacagttttttctatagaaaaatttgtgtataacagttttttctatagaaaaatttgtgtataacagttttttctatagaaaaatttctgtataacagttttttctatagaaaaatttctgtataacagttttttctatagaaaaatttctgtataacagttttttctatagaaaatctgtataacagttttttctatagaaaatctgtataacagttttttctatagaaaatctgtataacagttttttctatagaaaaatttctgtataacagttttttctatagaaaaatttctgtgtaacagttttttctatagaaaaatttctgtataacagttttttctatagaaaaatttctgtataacagttttttctatagaaaaatttctgtataacagttttttctatagaaaaatttctgtataacagttttttctatagaaaaatttctgtatgacaggttttttatagaaaaatttctgtataacagttttttctatagaaaaatttgtgtataacagttttttctatagaaaaatttgtgtataacagttttttctatagaaaaatttgtgtataacagttttttctatagaaaaatttgtgtataacagttttttctatagaaaaatttgtgtataacagttttttctatagaaaaatttgtgtataacagttttttctatagaaaaatttgagtataacagatttttctatagaaaaatttgtgtataacagttttttctatagaaaaatttgtgtataacagttttttctatagaaaaatttgtgtataacagtgttttctatagaaaaatttgtgtataacagtgttttctatagaaaaatttgtgtataacagtgttttctatagaaagttaatACCAAGTCACAAATGTAagtaaaattgatttataacatttatttttaagtaattttattagttgtaattgaaaataaagataattttgtgGATGAGTTATTTGTTATATCAGCTTAAAACATTTCACCCACCGGTGAAATGCCAATAATCATTTCATGAATTTGCACATGAGGTGGCGTTGAAATGGCATACGAAACACCCGCAGCAATTTACTCAGCTTTTAGAATAGTACCTTCCAGTGcagttttaatatttgtatttaaaatttctgtatCCACAGCGCTAGAATTAATACtctataaagaaaaaatcaagTACAATTTCAATGCACCAAGATCTCCTCACatcaaatatgtaaattataCAACTTACAGTTACTTTTATCTTTGTACCCAAGCCATTGAAATCCTGTCTTCAAATTTCTGTCATTGCTGTATggcaaatttacaaatttttaaattttttttagaatttatttgaaaaaaaattacgacaaactaatttttttagatgaaaaaaaaaattcgggttaaaaaatatttttcccgattttaacccattttaGGTCCGACTTGCTATATAGTACGTCGATGCCACGGCCTTtgcaatatctatcattagatatccatattggctatattaatgactaagtaatccagatatatgtatatcaaaaataggcttaaaatctaggttgtcctggttttttccttatatctcagccatttgtgaacggattttctcgattttaaatagcaaccgaaccgtgtctatagcggatatattgatgtatgaatcatgtatgtaagttatttaaggactaaggaaagttgatttcaacatacaggcggacatggctatatccaCTCTGCAATCTATAACGATGAAGAATACATATTCTTTGTGGGGTTGcaactaaaaaatttagaaattacaaatggaatgacaaacttatactcTATACCCTTGccattcatggtgaagggtataaaaagtgtcaTTAAACTTAAAGCCAAACGTTAGGAAAATCTCGATTTTATTTTCGCAAAATCATATAGCTAGagaaatttgcaaaacaaacaaaaaaaaagatgaaaattaaaagcaaatttCTTTTGCCAGCAGTTTAAAAAAAGTCGTATAAATGAAATCTTTCTCTGGTAATTGCCAAgaaatcaaaaaatcattaaaaaaaattctaaggaaaactaattttcttctgctgtagtataaaaataaactttttcgtatttttttcttGGTAAATGGCAGACAATTTgccttttttttgttattgaataaCAACGGCAAATGCATTTATACTTGtcagaataaaaaaaactaaaagttttcGTGGAATACACTGCAGCAGGATCTAATGTGATGGGTGAAATTTTGGCCATACTTTTTAAAACGGGAGCTAAAGTAAGGAGTGCAACCAAGAAAAGTGTAACAcacataataaaacaatataaaaattaatattaaattaaaaccaCAAAGATCTGTAAAGGAGAACAATGTAGtctaataattaaataaatactaggTATTATTCGAATCTCTattctataatttaaatttcaaacaaagaaaaactaaaacaaataattaaaaacaaattgatttGCTAACAGTGCGATTAAAACCATTAAATAATACCAACGTGCaagtaaaatattacaattttaagtttttttcaaaaaaaaaaaacaaagaaaaaaggAAGAATTAATATGGAACGTTggttaaataaaattgcagtgGTAACAGGTGCCAGTTCTGGCATTGGGGCAGCCATTGTTAAGGATCTTGTTAAAAATGGCGTGCAAGTCGTTGGTTTAGCCAGACGTGTTGAACGTGTTGAGGATATTAAAAAGGAATTGCCCAAAAACTTGCAAACAAAACTGACAGCTTTGAAATGTGATGTTGGAAATCTGAAATCGGTAAATGAGACATTCGACCGAGTAGAGGGCGATTTTGGTGGCATAGATATTCTAGTCAATAATGCTGGATGCCTCAAACTAGGACAATTAACCACCATGAGTGTAACTGATGTAGAACAAACACTGCAAACAAATGTCATGGGTGTCGTCTATTGTACTCAACGTGCTTTTCAGTCAATGAAAAAACGTAATTTCAATGGTCATGTTGTGCTCATCAATAGTGTAGCTGGCCATAATATTATAGGCAGTGTTGTTGGTAGTGCACCCGACTTTAATATTTATCCGGCTAGTAAATTTGCCATAACAGCAATGACAGAAATCTACAGGCAGGAGTTCAATGGATTGGGTACAAAGATAAAAGTAACTGTAAGTTGTACAATTTATATATTAGTTGTAACGAGATCTTGGTGCAATGAAATTGTACTTGATTTTATTCTTTATAGAGCATTAGTCCTGGAGCTGTGGatacagaaattttaaatactaataTTAAAACTGCACTGGAAGGTACTATTCTAAAAGCTGAGGACATTGCTTCGGGTGTTTTGTATGCCATTTCAACGCCACCTCATGTGCAAATTCATGAAATGATTATTAAGCCGGTTGGGGAAATGTTTTAAGCAGATATCACATCCACTCCTCCACAAAATTCtagagttaaaaataatcaattattttcaattataacaaataaaattacttgaaaataactgttataaatcaattttatttacatttgtgGCTTGGAattaactttctatagaaaaagaacggctacatacaaattattctatagaaaaaactgttacac comes from Calliphora vicina chromosome 2, idCalVici1.1, whole genome shotgun sequence and encodes:
- the LOC135951086 gene encoding farnesol dehydrogenase-like — translated: MERWLNKIAVVTGASSGIGAAIVKDLVKNGVQVVGLARRVERVEDIKKELPKNLQTKLTALKCDVGNLKSVNETFDRVEGDFGGIDILVNNAGCLKLGQLTTMSVTDVEQTLQTNVMGVVYCTQRAFQSMKKRNFNGHVVLINSVAGHNIIGSVVGSAPDFNIYPASKFAITAMTEIYRQEFNGLGTKIKVTSISPGAVDTEILNTNIKTALEGTILKAEDIASGVLYAISTPPHVQIHEMIIKPVGEMF